The following DNA comes from Bradyrhizobium manausense.
TGAAGCCATCATCCTGTCGGTGCTTTCAGCCTCGACGCCGCTCCTGATCGCGGCAACGGGCGAGCTCGTGACCGAGCGCTCCGGCGTCCTCAATCTCGGCGTCGAAGGCATGATGATCGTCGGCGCGGCCTGCGGCTTTGCCGGCGCGTGGTTGACCGGATCGATCTTTATCGGGGCGCTGTTCGGCATCATCGCCGGCATGCTGATGTCGCTGATCTTCGCGCTGATGGCGCTTGGCCTCGCCGTCAACCAGGTCGCAACCGGGCTCGCGCTGACCATCTTTGGAATAGGCCTATCCGGCCTGATCGGCGCAGGTTTCGTCGGCGAGCGCATCGCGCCCGCAATCCATCTTTATATTCCCGGCCTCACCGACATTCCGCTAATCGGCCGCGTGCTCTTCGGCCAGGACGCCTTTGTCTATTTCTCCATCGCGCTCATCATCGCGGTCTGGTGGTTCCTGTACCGCACGCGCGCCGGATTGATCCTGCGTGCCTGCGGCGACAACCATGTCTCCGCCCATGCACTCGGCTACCCCGTGCTGCGCATTCGTACCTTCGCCGTGATGTTCGGCGGCGCCTGCGCGGGCCTTGCCGGTGCTTACCTGCCGCTCGCCTATACGCCTTTCTTCGTTCCCGGCATGACCGCGGGCCGCGGCTGGATCGCGCTGGCGCTGGT
Coding sequences within:
- a CDS encoding ABC transporter permease, coding for MELVEAIILSVLSASTPLLIAATGELVTERSGVLNLGVEGMMIVGAACGFAGAWLTGSIFIGALFGIIAGMLMSLIFALMALGLAVNQVATGLALTIFGIGLSGLIGAGFVGERIAPAIHLYIPGLTDIPLIGRVLFGQDAFVYFSIALIIAVWWFLYRTRAGLILRACGDNHVSAHALGYPVLRIRTFAVMFGGACAGLAGAYLPLAYTPFFVPGMTAGRGWIALALVVFSSWRPGRLVVGAYLFGAVTILQLHAQGWGVGIPSQFMSALPYLATIIVLVLLSRARTGGSTAPAALGTVFVPDR